In Quercus robur chromosome 11, dhQueRobu3.1, whole genome shotgun sequence, the sequence CACCTATAATAATACATGGGATGAAACTGATAGTGAACATGTTGGTATCAACATTAACTCCATCAAGTCAGCTGTAAGCACAGATTTGAGCCGAAGTATGAAAAATGCATCTAGAATTGATGTAAGGATCAGttatgattctaaaaaaaacaatttgagtGTATCATGGGCTTTCCCTGACAGCCCATTTCTTGGTGGGAATACTAATCTTTCACACACTATTAATCTAACAGCATATCTGCCTGAATGGGTATCCATTGGCTTTTCAGCTGGATCTGCTTTCTATTTTGAGACGCATGACATTCTTTCATGGGAGTttgaaacaaatttttcttcagAAAGTTCCCATAGAGGATTAATAATTGGTAGTGtaattggtggatttttttCAGCTTGTGGGGTagttttaattttggtatttgtatGGAGGAGGAGCAGAGAAAAAGCGAAGGACGGTGTAAGTAATGGTGACTCTTCCATGGAACGAGAAATCGAACATGGTACAGGACCTAAGAGGTTTTCTTATGATGAACTAGTTCGGGCCACAAACAACTTTGCAGAAGATGGCAAACTTGGGGAAGGAGGGTTTGGAGGGGTTTATAAAGGCTTTTTGCGTGATCGGAATGAatttgttgcagttaaaaaggtTTCTAAACGCTCCaatcaaggaaaaaaagaatacatatcAGAGGTAAAAATCATTAGTAGGTTGACACATAAAAATCTGGTACAATTAATTGGTTGGTGCCATGAATTTGGTGATCTCCTTCTTGTCTATGAGTTCATGCCTCATGGTAGCCTTGATTTTCACCTTTTTGGAGAAAGAACAATGCTTGACTGGGCAACAAGGTATAAAATAACCCTTAATCTTGCCTCTTCATTGCTTTATCTACATGAAGACTCGGGACAATGTGTGGTGCATAGAGATATTAAATCAAGCAACATAATGTTGGATTCAGATTTCAATGCAAAGCTTGGGGACTTTGGTCTAGCGAGGCTTATGGATGAAAAGCTGGGCATCAAGACAACCGGGTTAGCTGGAACTTTTGGTTACATGGCACCTGAATACATAAGCACGCGCAAGGCCACAAAAGGGTCAGATGTCTTTAGCTTTGGTGTGGTAGCACTAGAAATAGCATGTGGAAAAAGATCAACAGAACCCGAATTCGAGGGTCCTCATGTTCCATTGGTTGCTTTGGTTTGGGAGTCATACGGAAATGAAAGGCTTCATGATATGGCTGACAGGAGATTAAGTATGGAGTTTGACATGAAACAGATGGAGTGTTTGTTGATTACTGGACTGTGGTGTGCTCATCCAGATCCAAGCATGAGGCCATCCATAAGGGAAGCCATACAGGTTCTCAATTTTGAAGCTCCACTGCCAAATCTTGCGAAGAAGATGCCAGTTGCCAACTATGATGTTCATGTACCTGCTGTCCCTCCAGCTAGTAGTATAGCTGCGCCCCATGTGTCTTTTTCATCTATTAATATTGGCCGGTAAGCTAGTCCGCAGTCTCATTTTAAGgatgtaattttgttttttttacagTATTTATGTTACTATGATGCAACGCTTTCCATTGTtgaatgatataaatatatttgtggATTTTGACATTTAAATGGATTCTTATTCGTTTCCTTGTAGCTGTTGTGCTAACTAATATCTTACAAGTATACAATACTATAGGGTTTAGAAAAAGTACTACATTATCAGAAAGCAGCAAATAGATTCAGTCTTTGTTTGCT encodes:
- the LOC126704886 gene encoding L-type lectin-domain containing receptor kinase IX.1-like codes for the protein MVKGLASHILYAVLTSFILPKLPVHFLPSMDLINLRTLSFYHWLFVCYLLFHLPLNHALSFKFPDFKQDGRLKLNGTASIQNGILALTSYSTNNTAAGRATYFEDMQLFDPITGKSTDFTTHFSFKISTITSPGQDGLTFFLAPNGSHLPNDAEGGCLALISKCNDFTIHRKELVAVEFDTYNNTWDETDSEHVGININSIKSAVSTDLSRSMKNASRIDVRISYDSKKNNLSVSWAFPDSPFLGGNTNLSHTINLTAYLPEWVSIGFSAGSAFYFETHDILSWEFETNFSSESSHRGLIIGSVIGGFFSACGVVLILVFVWRRSREKAKDGVSNGDSSMEREIEHGTGPKRFSYDELVRATNNFAEDGKLGEGGFGGVYKGFLRDRNEFVAVKKVSKRSNQGKKEYISEVKIISRLTHKNLVQLIGWCHEFGDLLLVYEFMPHGSLDFHLFGERTMLDWATRYKITLNLASSLLYLHEDSGQCVVHRDIKSSNIMLDSDFNAKLGDFGLARLMDEKLGIKTTGLAGTFGYMAPEYISTRKATKGSDVFSFGVVALEIACGKRSTEPEFEGPHVPLVALVWESYGNERLHDMADRRLSMEFDMKQMECLLITGLWCAHPDPSMRPSIREAIQVLNFEAPLPNLAKKMPVANYDVHVPAVPPASSIAAPHVSFSSINIGR